ACGTTGGTCGGGATGCCGCCCATCTGGTAGTGGATGGTCGGCACGACGGGGATGGGTTCCTTCGTGATGTCGACGTTGGCGAAGTTGTGGCCGATCTCCAGCACCGACGGCAGTCGCTTGGCGATGGTGTCGCCGCCCAGGTGGGTCATGTCCAGGACGACGTAGTCCTTGTTGGGACCGCAGCCGCGACCTTCCTTGATCTCCTGGTCCATGCAGCGCGAGACGAAGTCGCGCGGTGCCAGGTCTTTCAGCGTCGGGGCGTAGCGCTCCATGAAGCGCTCGCCGTTGGCGTTGCGCAGGATCGCGCCCTCGCCGCGGCAGCCTTCGGTCAGCAGCACGCCCGCGCCGGCCACGCCGGTCGGGTGGAACTGCCAGAACTCCATGTCCTGCAGCGGGATGTCGGCGCGCGCCGCCATGCCCAGGCCGTCGCCGGTGTTGATGAAGGCGTTGGTCGACGCGGCGAAGATGCGGCCGGCACCGCCGGTGGCCAGCAGCACGGTCTTCGCTTCGAGGATGTGGACCTCGCCCGTCTCCATCTCCAGCGCGGTCACGCCGACGCAGTCGCCGTCGGCGTCGCGGATCAGGTCCAGCGCCATCCACTCGACGAAGAAGTTGGTGCGGGCCTTGACGTTCTGCTGGTACAGCGTGTGCAGCAGCGCGTGGCCGGTGCGGTCGGCCGCGGCGCAGGCGCGCTGGACCGGCTTCTCGCCGTAGTTGGCGGTGTGGCCGCCGAACGGACGCTGATAGATCGTGCCGTCCGGGTTGCGGTCGAACGGCATGCCGAAGTGTTCGAGCTCGTAGACGACCTTGGGCGCTTCACGGCACATGAACTCGATGGCGTCCTGGTCACCCAGCCAGTCCGAGCCCTTCACGGTGTCGTAGAAGTGGTAATGCCAGTTGTCCTCGGACATGTTCCCCAGGCTGGCGCCGATGCCGCCTTGAGCGGCCACGGTGTGCGAGCGGGTGGGGAAAACCTTGGACAGGACGGCCACGTTCAGGCCGGCCAGCGACAGTTGCAGCGACGCGCGCATGCCGGAGCCGCCGGCACCGACGATCACCACATCGAATTTGCGCTTGGGCAGCGAGGTTCCGATTTGCATTTCTTACAGCCTCCAGAGCACTTGGATCGCCCAACCCGCGCAACCCGTCAACCACACCAGCGTGAACGTGTGCAGGAACAGCCGCACGCCCACCGGTTTCACGTAATCCATCCAGATGTCGCGCACGCCGACCCAGGCGTGATACGCCAGGGACACGATCAGCGCGAAGGTCAGGAACTTCATCCATTGCTTGCTGAAGATGCCGGCCCACAGGTCGTAGCCGATCGCCTGGCTGGTGAACAGCACTTGCGCGAGCAGCACGATGGTGAACAGCGCCATGAGCAGCGCGGTGGCGCGCTGGATCATCCAGTCGCGCAGACCGTAGTGCGCACCGGTGACGATGCGCTTGGTTCCGTAGGTTGTCATTGTTGATTTGCCTCTTGGGTCAATCGTCGGAATTCAGTCCGACCGCACGGCCCGCGCCGCCCGGTCGCGGCGTGATCAGTACAGGCCGAACAGCTTGGCGCCGAGTGCCAGCGTCAGCACGACGCTCAAGGCCAGCGTCACGACGGCGCTGATGTGGCCCTGCGCCTTGCTCACGCTGTGCGTCGCGTCCATCCACAGGTGGCGCACGCCGGCGATGAAGTGGTGCAGGTAGCCCCAGATCAGGCCCAGCGTCACGAGCTTGATGAACCAGCCCGGCAGGAAGCCGATGCCGGACACGAAGGCCGCGGTGAAGGTCTCGTACGAGATCTCCGACGTGAGGCTGGTGTCGAACATCCAGATCACGAACGGGAGCAGGAAGAACATCAGCAGGCCGCTGATGCGATGCAGGATGGAGACGATGCCGGCCGGGGGCAGGCGGTACGCCACGATCTGCGTGACATGGATGTTGGTGTAGACCGGTCGATTCTTCTTGGTGGCTTGGGTGGCGTCCGTCATGTCCGACCTTGTAATCAATGTGAAACCCGAAGATTTTATGGCAACGCAACACCCCTCAAGGGTGTCCTGGGCGCATCTCGTCTTCTGGCGTTGCCATGAAAACGTCAGCGCCGCTACGCGAAAGCATCAGTTCAGGCTGTTGCGATAAAAGTGGTGGGAAGTGTTGTAGAGACCGCGGCGCAACTCCACCGGCTTGTCGCCGTAGGTGAAGGAGAGCCGCTCCACGCTCAGCAGCGGACTGCCGGGCGCTACCTGCAGCAGCGCGGCGGCGTCTTCCTCCGCCGCGACCGCACGGATCTTTTCCTGCGCCCGGATCATGGGCACGTTGAATTCGGTTTCGAGCAGGCTGTAGAACGGGCCGCGATGCTCGAGCAGCCGCTCGGTCGTCAGTCCCTTGAACAGCGCGCCGGGCAGCCAGATGTCGTCCAGCACGACCGGATGGCCGCCGCTGTGCAGCAGGCGGCGGATCTCGATCATGGGATCGCCGGCGCGCAGCTGCATCAGCTTGGCGATGAAGGCCGGCGCGCGCTGGCGCTTGCAGTCGAGCAGCTGGCGGCCGAGCGACGAGGCCTCCTCGGCATCCGGCGTCAGCCGCAGGAAGCGGTATTGCTGCTGCTGTTCCGCATGGGTGGCGACGAAGGTGCCCTTCCCCTGCTTGCGGACCAGCAGGTTGTCGGCGGCAAGTTCATCGACGGCCTTGCGCACGGTGCCCTGGCTCACTCCGAAGCGGGCCGCCAGGTCCATCTCGCTGGGGATGGTCTCCCCCGCCTTCCACTCGCCGGCCTGCAGCCCCTTCAGGATCAGTCCCTTGATCTGGCGATACAGCGGGCTGAACGAGGGCGCGGCTTCCGCGCGCGCCAGCTCATTGAGCGGCGTGACGGGGTGGACCGGGGCGGGGGGCGACATGGGGCGCGATTCGAGCACAAACCCGGAGAGAGCGTCCACCCTGAGGAGGGAGTCCGAGCGGATTAGTCTTATATAAGACAGAAGAGTGTCAGTTCCACGCAATGCTTGTGCGCTACTTTTGGGGGCATCTCCCCACTCCGGTGGGCGAAGAAGACCCTTTCGCGATCCGTGCCGGGGCCGCGCTGTCCTACACTTGCCGCCGCTGGCGCGGACTGCGCCTCACGCATCATTCACTCGCACTTCTCGGAGACCCTGATGAGCAAGAAACCCGTTCGCGTCGCCGTCACCGGCGCCGCCGGCCAGATCGGCTATGCCCTGCTGTTCCGCATCGCTTCCGGCGAGATGCTGGGCAAGGACCAGCCCGTCATCCTGCAGCTGCTGGAGATCCCCGACGAGAAGGCCCAGAACGCGCTCAAGGGCGTGATCATGGAGCTGGAAGACTGCGCCTTCCCGCTGCTGGCCGGCATCGAGGCCCACAGCGACCCGATGACCGCCTTCAAGGACACCGACTACGCGCTGCTGGTCGGCTCGCGTCCGCGCGGCCCGGGCATGGAACGCGCCGAACTGCTGTCGATCAACGGCGCCATCTTCACCACGCAGGGCAAGGCCCTGAACGCCGTGGCCTCGCGCAACGTCAAGGTGCTGGTGGTCGGCAACCCGGCCAACACCAACGCCTACATCGCGATGAAGTCGGCCCCGGACCTGCCGGCCAAGAACTTCACCGCCATGCTGCGTCTGGACCACAACCGCGCCGCCTCGCAGATCGCCGCCAAGACCGGCAAGCCGGTCGCCGGCATCGAGAAGCTGGCCGTGTGGGGCAACCACTCGCCGACGATGTACGCGGACTACCGCTTCGCCACCATCGACGGCCAGTCGGTCAAGGCGCTCATCAACGATGAAGAGTGGAACCGTACGACCTTCCTGCCGACCGTCGGCAAGCGCGGCGCCGCGATCATCGCCGCCCGCGGCCTGTCGTCGGCCGCCTCGGCCGCCAACGCCGCCATCGACCACATGCGCGACTGGGCCCTGGGCACCAACGGCAAGTGGGTCACGATGGGCATCCCGTCGGACGGCTCCTACGGCATCCCGAAGGAAGTCATGTTCGGCTACCCGGTGACGGTCGAGAACGGCGAGTACAAGATCGTCCAAGGCCTGGAGATCGACGAGTTCTCGCAAGCCGCGATCAAGAAGACGCTGGACGAACTGCTCGAAGAGCAGAACGGCGTCAAGCACTTGCTCTGAACCACCCCTACCGCCTTCGGCGGCCCCTCAAGGGGCGGCTCCGAGGCCTGGCAAAGCCAGATCCTCGTGCCCTGCTTGAACAGGACCAGGCTTCGCCGGTCCGTCGCTGAAGGCAGTATCGTTGGGCCGACCTTCGCAAGAAGGCCGGCCCTTCTTCTTTCCAGATCCCTCATCACGCTGCCTCGCATGACCACCCTCCTCACTCCCGCCCAGGCCCTGTTCGAAGAAGGTCAGGCGCCTGTCGTGCTGCCGGTCGTCGATCACTACTGCGGCGTCGAGGCGCGCATGGTCAAGAGCCTCGAGCTGCAGGTGCGGATGGGGCCAGTCTTTGACATCACGCTCGATTGCGAGGACGGCGCGCCCGTCGGCGGCGAGGCCGAGCACATGCTGCTGGTGCTGCATCTGCTGAACGGCTCGCTGAACGCACATGGCCGCGTGGGCGTGCGGGTGCATCCGTTCAAGCACCCGGCCTTCGAGGCCGACGTCGAGGCGGTGATCGCCGGCGGCGGCGAGAAGCTTGCCTTCCTGATGATCCCGAAGCCCGAAGGCATCGAGGACCTGAGCCGCGCGATCGCATTCATCGACGACAGCCTGAAGCGCCACGCGATCAGGAAGCCGCTGCCGCTGCACACGCTGATCGAAACCCACGGCGCGCTGCGCGACGTGATGGCGATCGCGGCACATCCGCGCATCGAATCGCTCTCGTTCGGCCTGATGGACTTCGTGTCAGCGCATCGCGGTGCGATCCCGCGCTCGGCGCTGACGGTCGAGGGCCAGTTCACGCACCCGCTGGTGCAGCGCGCGAAACTGGCGATCTCCGCCGCGGCACACAGCTACGCGAAAACCCCGTCGCACTGCGTCGTCACCGAATTCAAGAGCGAGCGCGCGATCCAGCACGCTGCCGAGCGCGCCGCACGCGAGTTCGGCTACACGCGGATGTGGAGCATCCACCCGAACCAGATCCAGCCGATCATCGATGCCTTCGCGCCCAGCGTCGCCGAGATCGACGAAGCCATCGACATCCTGCAGGCCGCACAGGCCGCGCAATGGGCGCCGATCCAACATCGGGACATGCTCCACGACCGCGCGAGTTACCGCCTGTTCTGGCATCTTCTGCAGCGCGCCCACGGCACCGGACAGACCCTGCCGACAGAGGTGGAGCAGGCGTGGTTTGCGCCGTATCCATCGCCCCTGTGACCGCGCCGCGACCCAGGAAAGCCCCGTGAAGACCCTAGCAACGTTCAACCGTTTGACACATTAAATCCCCGCTTCAGGGGACGCAGGCGCGGTCACAATCCCGCATCGCCGAGCCCCGGCACTTCGTTTTTCCGGTCGATGCTTCGGCCGGCGATTCAAGTTTCACAGGTCCAACTTCCACGCCCTCCCCATGCGACTGACCGCCCTCCTCCTGTCCGGCGCCGCTGCCGCCGCGCTGACGCTGACCACCGGCATCGCCGCCGCCCAGCCCGCTGCCAGCAACAGCACCGCCAAGCCTGCCGCTCCGGCCAAGCCCGCCGCCGCCAAGCCCGCGCCGGCGAAGACCGCCGCCAAGAAGCCGGCCGCCAAGACGCCCGTCCCGCCGCCTCCGCTGCCGGAAGCGAACGAGGAGCAGCTGGCCGCCGCCAAGCGCGCCTACCTCGGCCTGTACGAGTGCGAGTTCAAGCAGTCGATCACCATCGAGCCGAACGCCAAGGACCTGGGCTACATCAACGTGGCCTTCAAGAAGGACACCTTCGTGATGAAGCCTGTGCTGTCGACCACCGGCGCGCTGCGCCTGGAAGACGTCACCGGCCGCACGCTGATGGTCCAGATCGCCAACAAGTCGATGCTGCTGGACGTGAAGGCCGGCCAGCGCCTGGTCGACGAATGCGTCCACCCGGAACAGCGCGCCGCCATCGAAGCCGCGCGCGCCTCGTCGGCGCCCGCCGGCGGCGGCCTGGGCATCACGCCGAGCGCCCAGTAAAGCAACACCCTCGCCGATCAAAGCCGCCCTCGAGGCGGCTTTTTCTTGGCCGCCGCCCGCGGACTTGCCCCGTTGTTATCCCTACCGCGACGGTCGGGCTTCGTGAGGCGGCGCTGGCTTTCGAAACCCGAAAGTACGTACAATTCATGCATACTTTCTGGCTCATACCTACGGTGCGCTTGCGTACCGACGGTCATGAAAACGCCGGAGCCGTCGTCTAATCTCCCAGCACTGCCAGGAGCCCGCATGGAAGCCACCGTCGCCGAACGAGGTCAGATCACGCTGCCCAAGGCCGTCCGCGACGCGCTGGGCCTGACCAAGGGCACGACGCTCAAGGTCGAGCTCGACGGCGCGCGCATCATCCTGCGCAAGAACGTGGACGACGCCATCTCCCGCGCCCGCGGCCGCTTCAAGCTGCCCGAAGGCACCGCCACCGACGACGTGATGCGCGACCTCCGCGGCCGCGCCCCGGATGAGGCGACCGGGGAAGCCGCCGACGACGGCAAGGACGCCTGATCCGATGATCGCCGTCGACAGCTCCGTCCTCATCGACCTCCTGGGCGACGCGCCCGGCGCGGACGCGGCCGAAGCCGCCCTGCGCCTGGCGCTCTCCAGCGGTCCGGTGGTGCTGTGCGACGTCGTGCTGTCCGAGGTGACCGCCGGCCTGGGCCACGGCTCCGAGGTGATGGACGCGCTGGAGGAGATGGGCCTGAGCTTCCTGGCCATCGACCAGCGCGCGGCGATCCGCGCGGGCGAGATGCAACGCAAGTTCAAGCAACGGTTCGCGGACAAGGGCGGCGCGGCGAAGACCGACGCCGCCGCCTCGTCGCGCGCCATGCCCGACTTCCTGGTGGGTGCGCACGCGATGCTGCAGTGCGACGGCCTGATCACCCGCGACCAGGGATTCTTCCGAGACTATTTCAAGGGCCTCAAGGTCATCGTGCCCAGCGCGCCGTGACCGAGGACAGACCCGCCTTCCCCGACGTTTTCCGACCCAAGCAAAGACCACAGAGACTGGAGTTCGCATGCTGCAAGCCTACCGCCAACACGAAGCCGAACGCGCCGCGCTCGGCATCCCGCCGCTGCCACTGGACGCCAAGCAGGTGGCCGAGCTGATCGAACTGATCAAGACCCCGCCCGCCGGTGAAGGCGCCTTCCTGCTGGACCTGCTGACCCACCGCGTGCCCCCGGGCGTGGACGACGCCGCCAAGGTCAAGGCCAGCTTCCTGGCCGCCGTCGCGCACGGCGACCTGAAGGTGGAGCTGATCTCCAAGGCCAAGGCCACCGAGCTGCTGGGCACCATGGTCGGCGGCTACAACGTGCATCCGCTGATCGAGCTGCTGGACGACGCCGAAGTCGCCGGCGTCGCCGCCGCGGGTCTGAAGAAGACCCTGCTGATGTTCGACTACTTCAACGACGTCGCGAGCAAGGCCAAGGCGGGCAACGCCAAGGCCCAGGAAGTGATGAAGAGCTGGGCCGACGCCGAGTGGTTCACCTCGCGCCCTGAAGTCGAAAAGAAGATCACCGTCACCGTCTTCAAGGTCCCCGGCGAAACCAACACCGACGACCTGTCGCCGGCGCCGGACGCCTGGAGCCGCCCGGACATCCCGCTGCACTACCTGGCGATGCTGAAGAACACGCGCCCTGACGCGGCCTTCAAGCCCGAGGAAGACGGCAAGCGCGGCCCGATGCAGTTCCTCGAGGAACTGAAGAAGAAGGGCCACGTCGTGGCCTACGTCGGCGACGTCGTCGGCACGGGCTCGTCGCGCAAGTCGGCGACCAACTCCGTCATCTGGGCCACGGGCCAGGACATCCCCTTCGTCCCGAACAAGCGCTTCGGCGGCGTGACGCTGGGCGGCAAGATCGCGCCCATCTTCTTCAACACGCAGGAAGACTCGGGCTCGCTGCCGATCGAAGTGGAAGTGGGCGGCCTGGAGATGGGCGACGTCATCGACGTGCTGCCCTACGACGGCAAGCTGGTGAAGAACGGCCAGACCGTCGCCGAGTTCAAGCTCAAGAGCGACGTGCTGTTCGACGAAGTCCGCGCCGGCGGCCGGATCAACCTGATCATCGGCCGCTCGCTGACCGCCAAGGCGCGTGAGTTCCTGGGCCTGCCGGCCTCGACGCTGTTCCGCCTGCCGCAGGCGCCGGCTGAAACGAAGGCCGGCTTCACGCTGGCGCAGAAGATGGTCGGCCGCGCGGTCGGTCTGCCTGAGGGACAGGGCGTGCGCCCGGGCACCTACTGCGAACCCAAGATGACGACCGTCGGTTCGCAGGACACGACCGGCCCGATGACCCGCGACGAGCTGAAGGACCTGGCCTGCCTGGGCTTCTCGGCCGACCTGGTGATGCAGTCCTTCTGCCACACCGCCGCGTATCCGAAGCCGGTGGACGTGAAGACGCACCGCGAGCTGCCCGCCTTCATCTCCAACCGCGGCGGCGTGTCCCTGCGTCCGGGCGACGGCGTGATCCACAGCTGGCTGAACCGCCTGCTGCTGCCCGACACCGTCGGCACCGGCGGCGACTCGCACACGCGGTTCCCGATCGGCATCTCGTTCCCGGCGGGTTCGGGCCTGGTCGCCTTCGGCGCGGCCACCGGCGTGATGCCGCTGGACATGCCGGAATCGGTGCTGGTGCGCTTCAAGGGTGAGATGCAGCCGGGCGTGACGCTGCGCGACCTGGTGCATGCGATCCCGCTGTATGCGCTCAAGGCCGGTCTGCTGACGGTGGCCAAGGCCGGCAAGAAGAACATCTTCTCGGGCCGCATCCTGGAGATCGAAGGTCTGCCCGACCTGAAGGTCGAACAGGCGTTCGAGCTGTCCGACGCCTCGGCCGAGCGCTCCGCGGCCGGCTGCACGATCAAGCTGAATCCGGCGCCGATCAAGGAGTACCTGAGCTCCAACGTCGTCCTGATGAAGAACATGATCGCCGACGGCTACGCCGACGCGAAGACGCTGCAGCGCCGCATCGAGAAGGTCGAAGCCTGGCTGGCCAAGCCCGACCTGCTGGAAGCGGACAAGGACGCCGAATACGCGGCCGTGATCGAGATCGACCTGGCCGACATCACCGAGCCGATCGTCTGCTGCCCGAACGACCCGGACGACGCCAAGGTGCTGTCCGAAGTCGCCGGCACGAAGATCGACGAGGCCTTCATCGGCTCGTGCATGACCAACATCGGTCACTTCCGCGCGGCGGCCAAGCTGCTGGGCGGCCAGCGCGACATCCCGGTCAAGCTGTGGGTCGCGCCGCCGACCAAGATGGACCAGAGCGAGCTGATCAAGGAAGGCCATTACGCCGCCTTCGGAACGGCCGGTGCGCGCACCGAGATGCCGGGCTGCTCGCTGTGCATGGGCAACCAGGCGCAGGTCCGCGAGGGCGCGACGGTGATCTCCACCTCCACGCGCAACTTCCCCAACCGTCTGGGCAAGAACACCAACGTGTTCCTGGGCTCGGCGGAACTGGCCGCGATCGCCTCGCGTCTGGGCCGCCTGCCGACCAAGGAGGAGTACCTCAAGGACATGGGCGTCATCGACGCCGACAAGGCCAGCGTCTACCGCTACATGAACTTCGACCAGATCGAGGAATACGCGGAAACGGCCAAGACGGTCGCGTGATGCGACGAGCGACCTGACGGTCGCTCCATCTCGAGACCGGCGGGGGAGTTTGAGTCCCCTGCCCCTCGCCAAAGAACAAGGGCCCGGAGGTGCGAACCCCCGGGCCCTTTGCATTGCGCTCGTATCGGGAGGCCTCAGCCGCCGATGACGCCGCACGCGACGCGCGCTCCGCCACCGCCCAGCGGCGCGGGATGGTCGGAGTGGTTGTCACCGCCCATGTGGACCATCAGCGCGTGGCCCTTCACTTCGTCGATCTTCTTCAGACGCGGCGACAGCACCGGGTTCGTCGACTGGCCGTCGTGCGCGACGTACAGCGGCGGCAGATCGCCGAGGTGCCCGTCGCCCCACGGCTCGCCGTGATGCTTGCTGCCGAGCGGGTCGAAGTGTCCGCCGGCGGCGCCGGCCGGCGTCACCGTGCCGTTGGCCGTGGACGGCGCGCACGACGGGTTCTCATGCACGTGGAAGCCGTGAACGCCGTGGGGCAGTCCGGTCAACTGCGGATAGAACGCCAGGCCGTAGGGCGTCTCGACGATGCGCACCGTGCCGGCAGAGGCGCCGGGGCCGTCGGGCTGGGCCATGGACAGATTGACGGTCAGCTCGGCGGCGTGGGCGGCCGACACGGCGGCACCGGACACGAGCAGGCCCAGGCACAACGACTTCACGAGGTTCATTCAAAGCTCCTTGCGGGGGAACGGGAGAGAGGAAAAGAGGAAGCGCGGATCGGAGGCTTACCAGCCGCCCTTGGCCACGTACTTGTTGCCGTTGGCCTGGTAGCGCGCGATGGCCTCCTTGAGGTCGGTGTGCTGCTCGCAGGACGACTTGCATTCAGTGGCCAGCGACGCCAGACGGGCCTGCGCCTTCGGCAGGTCGCCCTTCATCAGGTAGAGCTCGCCCGAGTACTCCAGCGCGTTGCGGTGATGCGGGTCGATGCGCAGCGCCTCGTCGTAGTAGCGCTCCGACGCGGCCAGATCCGGATTGCCGGCCTTGCGCGACACGTAGCCCATCAGGTTGTTCCAGTCCGCGCTGCGGCGGTCGTCGACGCGCTTGAGTTCGTCGCGAGCGGCTTCCCACTGACGTGCTTCGATCAGTTGACGCGCGGTGGCCAGGCGGTTCACCGCGGGCGCGGGAGCGGCCGATTGCGGCGGCGCCATGTCGGCGGCCTGCGCGGATGGGAGGGAACCGGCCAGCGCCCAGACGGCGGCCACCAGGGACAGCAGCTTCATAGTCTTCATGTGTTGCTCCTCGAGCGTGATGCAGGACATCCTGCTTCTTGACTTACGGGACTGTGATGACGGCGGACGCACCCGATATCGAAAAATCGCTGTAACGATTCGTGGAGCGCGCGAGACCTGACCCCGCCCTCACGCGCTCACCGGAACATCACCGGGGCCTCACCACACCTTGACGCAGGCGCCTTCGAGCACGAACGCCGATGGCGTCGCCGGTGCCGGACCATCGCTCGCCTCCAGGCTGATCGCCACGCGACCCACGCTGAAGAAGAGCTTCTCGGATTCAGCAGGCAACGCGATCTGCGTCTGGCCCGATGGCGAGACCGTGCCGACCACGAACGGCGCACCGTCCTTCGGAACGGCCCACAGCGTGGCGCGACGACCTTCAGGCACGGCGATGGGACGCAACACCTTCACGGTGAGCAGCTTGCCGTGGCGCTTGGAACTCACGACGACGGACGGCGGCGAGTCCTGCGCGCTCAGCACGCCGACGTAGCTCGCGGGCAGCGCTTCCGACGCGGGCTCCAGGCCCACGGTGGTCGGCACCGTCTTGACGAGGACCACCGCGAGCAGCAGCCCGGCGAGGACACCGCCGGCCGCGCGACCGGTGAGCCAGCCCAGCACGGCGCTGAGGCCGCCGCTCGGCCTGGGCTGTTTGCTGGTCTGCTTGCTGGCCTGTTTCGATTCTTGAGCTCGCGGGAACAGGCGCTGCTCGATGCCCTGCCACGTCGTGACGGGCGGCTGGATGAGCACCGGCGTGCGTTCCATCACCGCGATGCGTTGCTCCCACTGCGCGACCGCGAGCGCGATCGGCCGGGAGTCACGCATCAGCGTGACGAAGCGACGCCGCGCGGGTCCTTGCAGCGTGCCCAGCACGTACTCGCGCGAGAGGTGTTCCAGCAGCTCGGGACGGTTGTAGTTCATGGCGTGGCCACTCCGCCGGCTTCGAGGCAGGCCTTGAGGCGATCGAGCCCCCGCCGCACCCACGCCTTGATCGTGCCGAGCGGCGCATGCAGCGCCTCGGCGATCTCGGTGTGGACCATGCCGCGGTAGTAGGCCAGCGCCAACGCCTGACGCTGCTGCGCGGACAGCGCCTGCATGCAGGCGCCGATGCGGGCGTCGGCCAGGTTCTGCTCGAGCAGCTGCAGCGGCTCGCCGGCCGCGTCCGCCGGCACGGCGAGCGCGTCCTCGTCGAGCTCGACCGAGTGCTCGTCCTCGTTCCGGCGCGAGCGCAGCTGGTCGATGGCCTTGTTGCGGACGACGTTGATCATCCAGGTCATCGGCGTGCCGGCCTCGGGCCGATAGCCCTGCGCGTGGTGCCAGATGCTCACGTAAGCCTCCTGGAGGTTCTCCTCCGCGCGCTGTTCGTTCCTCAACATACGCAAGGAGACGGAGAACAGATGCGCGCTCGTCAGCCGATAGAGGAGCTCGAAGGCCGCGCGGTCGCGCAGCGCCACGCGGGCCATCAGGTGGGGGAGGTCTTGATTCGCTGGCATCACCGGGGGACTCACTGCGAGGACCCGGGATGATCCGTCAAGACGGCGCTCACCGCGACGGGGCGACACCCCAAAAGAGGTAGTCGGCGCTGTAGCCGATGCGGACGGTGCGGCCCGTGGCCGCGGCGACGCACTCCGAGGCCGGCGGAGCGACACCGCCCACGGTGTTGATGCGCTGCACCGCGTCGACGGGATCGAGACCGCCGACGCCGCTGCGCGACTTCACCGACAGCAGCAGCCAGGGAATGGCGCCCGCCGTGGGCGCCGGGGAAGAGGCCTTGACCTGGCCGACGATGCGGGAGCCGTCCTCCAGGCGCCAGAACGGGCCGGCGCCGTGGTCGCCGACCTTGGCGCCGCTGGCGTTGAACAAGGTCGCCTCGGGCCCGCGGAACTGCCACTCCCAAGCGCTGTTCGCACCCTGCGCGCATTCGTAGATCTGGACGCCAGTGGCGTGGACCTGCAGGAGCAGGCGCGAGCCGTCCGCGGGGCGCAACGTCGCAGGGACCTCAGGGATCTTGATGGCGATGGCGTTCCCGGCCGCGGTCGGCTCATCCGGCAGACGGGACAGCTCGTCCGCGGACGGTCGGGAAGCCTGCGCGCTCGCGCAGGTCGCGATGGCGACGGCGAGCAGGGGAAAAACGGTAGCGGCGATTCGCATCATGGAAATCTCCTTGTCGGATGGCAGAAGGCGCGGCTTGAGTGCCGCACATCATCCACTTACGGCGACAGGTCCAGGACGGATGCACCTGAATCGCAAGAATCGGAGTTTCCGGATTCCCCCTCCCCGACACAGTCATGCCAAGCATGAATCGAACCGACACGCGTCACCGGACAGGGGGATGAAGACATCATGGATACGGACATTGCGGACCTTGCCGGTCCTGCGGGACAGGCACCGGAGCGGACCATCGGCGCCGCATCGGTCCTCACGCGCGGACTGCTGGAGTCGGGGAGGCTCGACGCCCTCGCCGCGGCGGACGATCCCCAGACGCGTCTCGTCACCGAGCACGAGCGCCTGGCGTCGCTGCGGGAAACGCTCGCGGTCCGGCCGCACGGCGACGTCTGGATCTTCGGCTACGGCTCGCTGGTGTGGAACCCCGCGATGGCCGCCGTGGAGCGGCGCGTCGCCCGGGTGGACGGCTGGCATCGCGCCTTCTGCCTGTCGACCACGGCGCTGCGCGCGACGGCGGACCGGCCCGGCGTGATGCTTTCGCTGGACCGCGGCGGTTCCTGCCACGGCGCGGCCTATCGGCTCGCGGATGACGTCGTCGAACGGGAGCTGCGCCTGCTGTGGCGCCGGGAGATGGTGATCGCCGGCTACGTGCCGCGATGGGTACAGCCCGTCGACGCCCATGGCGTCCCCATCGGAAACGCCATTGCCTTCACCACCGATGCCTCACATCCCCACTATGCGGGCGGACTCGGCGAGGACTGCATCGCCCACCGCCTGT
This genomic stretch from Mitsuaria sp. 7 harbors:
- a CDS encoding sigma-70 family RNA polymerase sigma factor yields the protein MPANQDLPHLMARVALRDRAAFELLYRLTSAHLFSVSLRMLRNEQRAEENLQEAYVSIWHHAQGYRPEAGTPMTWMINVVRNKAIDQLRSRRNEDEHSVELDEDALAVPADAAGEPLQLLEQNLADARIGACMQALSAQQRQALALAYYRGMVHTEIAEALHAPLGTIKAWVRRGLDRLKACLEAGGVATP
- a CDS encoding DUF3455 domain-containing protein produces the protein MMRIAATVFPLLAVAIATCASAQASRPSADELSRLPDEPTAAGNAIAIKIPEVPATLRPADGSRLLLQVHATGVQIYECAQGANSAWEWQFRGPEATLFNASGAKVGDHGAGPFWRLEDGSRIVGQVKASSPAPTAGAIPWLLLSVKSRSGVGGLDPVDAVQRINTVGGVAPPASECVAAATGRTVRIGYSADYLFWGVAPSR
- a CDS encoding gamma-glutamylcyclotransferase, with product MDTDIADLAGPAGQAPERTIGAASVLTRGLLESGRLDALAAADDPQTRLVTEHERLASLRETLAVRPHGDVWIFGYGSLVWNPAMAAVERRVARVDGWHRAFCLSTTALRATADRPGVMLSLDRGGSCHGAAYRLADDVVERELRLLWRREMVIAGYVPRWVQPVDAHGVPIGNAIAFTTDASHPHYAGGLGEDCIAHRLSTAAGCLGSAADYLHRTCEGLQGAGIADPVLRRLSGLVHGILEDA